The Caloramator mitchellensis genome contains a region encoding:
- the rsfS gene encoding ribosome silencing factor, with translation MVTSQSIAYFISNAASNKKARDVRILNVMHLSPIADYFVVCSASSTVHVKAIADEIEDKMAEKGYDLKHKEGYNSARWILLDYGDVIVHVFHNEDRDFYDIERLWADAIAVNV, from the coding sequence TTGGTAACTTCTCAAAGTATAGCGTATTTTATTTCAAATGCGGCTTCAAATAAGAAGGCTAGAGATGTTAGAATATTAAATGTTATGCATCTTAGCCCAATTGCTGATTATTTTGTTGTTTGTAGTGCAAGTTCAACTGTTCATGTTAAGGCAATAGCAGATGAGATTGAGGATAAGATGGCGGAAAAGGGGTATGATTTAAAGCATAAAGAAGGCTATAATTCAGCAAGGTGGATACTTCTTGATTATGGTGATGTGATAGTTCATGTATTCCACAATGAAGACAGGGATTTTTATGATATTGAAAGGCTTTGGGCTGATGCAATAGCAGTTAATGTATAA
- the leuS gene encoding leucine--tRNA ligase: MMAFYDYLEIEKKWQNLWESKNNFHGVDFSEKEKYYMLVMFPYPSGRLHMGHVRNYSIGDVIARFKRMQGYNVLHPIGFDAFGLPAENAAIKHGTPPKDWTINNMEEMEKQLKSLGISYDWEREVKTCLPDYYKWTQWMFLQMYKNGLAYKKKSFVNWCPSCQTVLANEQVVNGKCERCGTDVGKKNLEQWYFKITDYADRLLKDIEKLKGWPDKVKTMQENWIGKSEGAQIQFGIEGREERITIFTTRPDTIFGVTYVVLAPEHPLVKELVKGTEYENSVNEFVQKMQFMNEIARTSSETEKEGVFTGAYAINPLNNERIPIWIANYVLMDYGTGAVMAVPAHD; encoded by the coding sequence ATTATGGCTTTTTATGACTATTTAGAAATCGAAAAGAAATGGCAAAATCTTTGGGAATCAAAAAACAATTTTCATGGTGTTGATTTTTCAGAAAAAGAAAAATACTATATGCTAGTAATGTTTCCTTATCCATCAGGAAGACTCCATATGGGGCATGTAAGAAATTATTCGATAGGGGATGTAATAGCGAGGTTTAAAAGAATGCAGGGATATAACGTATTACATCCAATTGGATTTGATGCATTTGGACTTCCAGCAGAAAATGCAGCAATAAAGCATGGGACTCCTCCAAAGGATTGGACCATAAATAATATGGAGGAAATGGAAAAACAGTTAAAGTCACTTGGAATCAGCTATGACTGGGAGAGAGAAGTTAAAACATGCTTGCCAGATTATTATAAATGGACTCAGTGGATGTTCCTTCAAATGTATAAAAATGGTCTTGCATATAAGAAAAAATCGTTTGTAAATTGGTGTCCATCCTGTCAGACAGTTCTTGCAAACGAACAGGTAGTTAATGGCAAGTGCGAGAGATGCGGAACTGATGTTGGGAAGAAAAATCTTGAACAATGGTATTTTAAAATAACTGATTATGCAGACAGATTATTAAAGGACATTGAAAAGCTGAAGGGATGGCCAGATAAGGTTAAGACAATGCAGGAAAATTGGATAGGAAAGAGCGAGGGTGCTCAAATTCAATTTGGAATAGAAGGTAGAGAAGAAAGGATAACGATATTTACTACAAGACCTGATACAATATTTGGAGTAACCTATGTTGTGTTAGCACCTGAACATCCGCTCGTGAAGGAACTTGTCAAAGGAACAGAATACGAAAATAGTGTAAATGAATTCGTCCAAAAAATGCAGTTTATGAATGAAATTGCGAGAACTTCAAGCGAAACAGAAAAAGAAGGAGTATTTACAGGTGCTTATGCCATAAATCCACTGAATAACGAAAGGATTCCTATTTGGATAGCCAACTACGTATTAATGGATTATGGAACAGGTGCTGTTATGGCGGTTCCTGCACACGATG